TCGGGACTAGCGTGGGTTGCCGCTGTCGTTCTCCCGAATAAAGCAAGCAAACGCGATCCTCCATCTTAGCTCCATGCATTAAGCTGGAGAGCCCCGGATCACTTACGACTTTTAGTCAATCATAGCGTGGATCATCGAACCAGGACTGGCTTGTCTGTTAGGACAGCTCTGTAGGTACTCCGCATTCTGAGAACACAGACTCCAcccagctgcagagctcGCAACTAACTTACTCTACGCAGCACTAGGCATCTAGATCCCATCAAGCATTCGCCAAATATTATCGGGGAATTGACCAGAAGCCTTGCATGTACGTCTCGGACGAACGGATTGAGACCGCAGCATGTTGTTTCTAGCTGTGGTATGATGACAAACGCTTGCGTACCGAGGTTTGGGTCTGGTATGTCGTTGGCCCTTAAGGGAgcatgaagctgctgataATCTGTCGGCTGATGATGCGCAATAACAGGACTGTCCGCCAGTCAGTACTTACTGAACAGAGCATCCATCCCCACTGCTTGCTGAAGGGACGGGTGCTTGGACTTCTGGTTGAACAAACGCCTCCGCGACACTGCGCATCTCTGTCTACTTGATCTCATTCGGGTGGAAATGTAGCAGCGGGCGCAGTTGAAGACAGTGTTCTTGACGCGAACTCTGAGCTTGGTGTTATTGGAACTGATATGGCCTGTCGATTTTTGAATGCCTGGAGGCTACGAGCTACCTACTAATATTTCCCTGTAAAGCTGTATGCGGTCAACTAGATACCGAACCAACTGCAGGCAGAGATCTCAGAGGACATATTATGCGCTGGTCTGTTACACTTTTGTAGCCACCAATGCCTTAACAGTATCGCCAAGTCCCACCATGCAGACTGTTGCCCAGCAGGCAATCCCGATCCTAGGAACGACCCCGCGAAAAAGTCCTCTGAGCCCAGAAGTCTTGATAATGTGCTTAAATGTGGATACAATGGTCGGCTTCTCTGGCCGTGCTGGATCGCTCTTCATTGACTGCATTTCAACACGCATCACCTTTTCAATGTTAACGTGGTCGCTTAGACCCGATTTGTACTCAACGCACCTCGAATGGCTGATTCCAGCAACTCAACGGGCTGCCAATAGTGGAGGCCTGAGAAATTACGGCTATATGAGGTGATGATAGAGTTCTTTGTTCCCTGCGCTTGTCAGTGCCAGAATACACTTTGAGACTCTACGTGAGGCTCACTTTCTGTATATCGGTACGATCCCACGAGCCACAGCACGGCCCGCAAGCATTGGGTAACATGATAGCACCTGCTTTCTCAAACACCTGCATTATtcccgcctcctccaatGTGTTTCGGGTCTGCAAACTGCCAGGGGACAGCAGTAACTGCGTTGTTGGCTTCATACCAGCATCCAAAGCTTATTGGGCGAGACTCACTGCGCGGCTGAGGTCATGAAAAGAAGAGTTCGTGCAGGATCCAATAAGGCCGGCGGTCAGTGTCGACGGCCACTCATTGTCTATAACTGCTGACCCAAATTTTGAGATGGGCGTTGACAGATCAGGCGTGAAGGGGCCATCGATATGCGGCTCCAGTGATGAGAGATCAATATCAATAATCTGGTCGTATTCGGCGCCCTCATCGGACCGGAGCTCATATGCAATTGTCTCTACCGCAGCAGCCATGTCAGGACGCCGGTTGGCTCGCAAGTACTCTGCCATGGAGGCCGTGTAGGGAAATATGGAAGTCGTAGCTCCGGATTCAGCCCCCATATTGCACACTGTAGCCATCCCAGTCGCTGAAATTGTCTGCGCTCCGAGACCAAAATACTCAATGATCGATCCTGTGCTTCCCTTTACTGAAATTATCCCTGCAAGTTCGTTGATATGTCTTTCGGCGATGCCCAGCGCGACAACTCGCCGTGAAGTCGCACACCCAATATCCTTGGGGCAGTCTCTAGCGGCAAACCAGCCATgacatcaacagcatcagctcctccaactccaatGGTAATCATGCCCATTCCGCCAGCATTCGGTGTATGCGAATCTGTCTCGACCATCATGCCGGCGGGGTAAGCGTAGTTTTCCAGGATGAATGATTCCTACTCCTGGCCTCCAAACCCCCATCTTGTACTTCTGGCATGCACTTTTCATGAAGTCGTAGACTTCCCGATGGGTCTCCAAGGCCCGGGAGAGATCTgattcttccccttcccgGCTGACAATTAGATGGTCGCAGTGGACGGTCGTGGCACTGCGGCTGTGTCTAGGCCTGCAGACACAAACTGAATGAGCGCCATCTGAGCAGTTGCGTCTTGACAAGCGATGCGGACTGGTTTGGATCGTAGCTGCGTCTGGCCACGGACGATGTTTCCatcaaactcatcatcgAGGTGGTTGTACAGTACCTTTTCTGCGTACGTCAAAGGCCGCTTCAACCTATAATATGATCAGTCCTGGGCTTCTCTTAAAGGGCGAGGTACGAACCGTCGCCTCAGGGTGCCAATCTTGCTACTAAATTTGCTGAAGTCGACTTGTGTGTCCGACTCGAATCTGCCCAGCGCAGCCGTAGCCACATCGCGATGGGCCCAGGGCGTGCGTCGCCGAATATACCTCAAAGAATGCGCGAAAAGCATATTGGTGAGTATGCGGTTTTTACTCGCCATAAAAGCTCATCGTTCCGGTCATTTTTGTTTTATATCGGGGAAACGTGCTTAGCTCGGATGTATCCGACGCCGCGCAGGGCTGTTCACGATACTATATAGTCATAGTTTTCGAATATCGGCAATAGTATCGTCAAATTCAAAGCTTGACTATCTTGATCGTCAAATAATatcgtcgagatcctcaGGTGCCGATACTATATCGTTAAATATCATTGCCGATACTATTATCGTTAAATATCACATGATTTTACCTACTTATGATAATCTTTGCCTGATAGATATGAAGTTTTACAGGGTTATCCCGACTTATATTCTTAATAAGCTTAGGGATGTTATTCTGCTTCCCTTGAAAAATTTTCCTGCTCGACAGCTAAATATTTTAACATTCAAGACCACTGATTCTAAGGATTAAGTTGCAAATTTTGCAACTATGGCCTTAAGTGAAAATGAACGAATGACTACTCGTCAACGACGACCTAATTACCTTCTTCTTAATAATGGGTATGATGATGAGAGTCTGCCTGAAGATCAGATATCTGAATCCTTTCAAGCAGAACTTGATACATTTACCAATATTACCACTTCCTCTGATATTATGCCTTCGGAGTCAATATCACAGACCATAGCCAGCGCAATGCCCACTGAAACCCGCTTTCATTACTCTCAAAAACGACCACGGTCAGCACCAGTTActggctgggtttgggaTCACTTCCAGATTACTGAAGTGAATCGGGAATGGACAGTATAGAAAACTAGGAAAAGGATGTCATCAGACAGAGATATCTGATATGCTTATTTTGACAATAAAACTGGAACTTAATGTCTTTGGAGTACATCAGACTCATTAAGACAGACCTCTACTACCAATATGCAATGATATCTGGAGAAATATTCAATCTTTGTACCTTATTCCCAAGCCAAAGCCTCTGTTAGATCAGGGCAGCCTAGTATTATGAGCTTCATTACTAAGCAAGAGAGTCTCTCATATCAAGAACACCTTGAAAAAAACATTCTTTGTTGGATTATTTGAGATAAACAAGTATTTACAACTATCGAGTCACCAGAGTTTTAGTAGATATTTCAAGATATTCCAGGAATTATACTTCTATTTTCTTCTCAAGCAACACTTCGCCGGCGGCTTATAGATAACTTTGAGATACAACGTTTGCAATTAAAAGAAGAGCTTAAAATAACATGCAAGTCTATTGCTTTGTCTCTTGATGtttggacaagccagaaccACCTTCCAATTCTTGGTATTATTGGCTACTGGCTCACAGAGGACTTTATATACCAGGAAAAGGTGCTAGAGTTTACAGAACTCTATAGAGTCTATAGTGGAGAAAaccttgctgctgctgttcaaCTAACTCTATCTGAGTTAGACCTTGAAGAGAAGTATAATCATGATTACTGGAGATAATGCCAGTAACAACGAGACAATGGCTTCAGAGCTATACTATACTTTAAAGGGAAATATAGGTGAAAGCAGTACACTTCAGTTTCAAGGACTTGATAGTTATATCCGCTGCCTAGCTCATATCTTGAACTTGGTTGTGAAGGACATTCTTCGAGCACTGAAATCTGGCAGTAGTGAGGAGGCATATGCTGCCTGCATTAGTCTCTGCAATGGACAGCCTATATCTACAcagtcagcattggcaaagCTCTGAATTCTCAGTCTTTGGATTGATCGCAGCGCCTCAACGAAGGCAAAAATGGAAGGATATTTGCCGATTCA
This sequence is a window from Aspergillus nidulans FGSC A4 chromosome IV. Protein-coding genes within it:
- a CDS encoding uncharacterized protein (transcript_id=CADANIAT00000760) — encoded protein: MLFAHSLRYIRRRTPWAHRDVATAALGRFESDTQVDFSKFSSKIGTLRRRLKRPLTYAEKVLYNHLDDEFDGNIVRGQTQLRSKPVRIACQDATAQMALIQDCPKDIGCATSRRVVALGIAERHINELAGIISVKGSTGSIIEYFGLGAQTISATGMATVCNMGAESGATTSIFPYTASMAEYLRANRRPDMAAAVETIAYELRSDEGAEYDQIIDIDLSSLEPHIDGPFTPDLSTPISKFGSAVIDNEWPSTLTAGLIGSCTNSSFHDLSRALLLSPGSLQTRNTLEEAGIMQVFEKAGAIMLPNACGPCCGSWDRTDIQKVSLT